The Chiloscyllium plagiosum isolate BGI_BamShark_2017 chromosome 3, ASM401019v2, whole genome shotgun sequence genomic interval GTGATGCAGTTGATTGCAGGGATGTTCTGAAATGATCTGGCACCCTGTTTCTATATTTCAGACCTTAGGACGACTCAGGAGGAAGGAAAATGGCTCGTACCAAGCAAACAGCCCGTAAATCCACTGGTGGCAAGGCGCCAAGGAAGCAGCTGGCAACTAAAGCTGCCCGTAAAAGTGCCCCATCCACTGGTGGGGTGAAGAAGCCTCACCGTTACCGGTCAGTGGCTGACCTCTTGACTCGGGTGTAGACCTGGGCTTGTGCCCATCTCCGCTCTATCTCAGTTGGTTCTTCAGCATCCACCCCCGCCCCGCCCCTCCTTTGCCCCGGTGTATAGTCGGGGTGCAGTATTGGTGAGGCATTCGCTTGTACCCCAGGGGCAGATATTGCAACATCACAGCCAATCCCAAACCCCACTGTCATAAGAGAAAGTGGTCACTTGATCAGCAGGACTCTGTGAACTGCATGTTGACCTCTTGCCTGACATTGGGTCACTGATGTCTGTCTCTAGCCTTCCTGAGAGACTCCAAACCTCGTAGTAAGTGGGGATGGAGAGACCCTTTGGGAACTCTGCCACCTTGATACAGTCCCTGGGAATGAGTTATCCTATTTTGATTCAAGGTGGGTCTCCACATTTAAGCCAAGGTGCAGCTTATTGGGTTGGTGATGAGGTAAATACGGTAATTGTATTTTATCCATTGGCTTTCTCCATCCCCTTTTCTGAGATACGTGCCAACACAGTGAAAGAGATATCCAATTAATAACACttttttccccccccaccccattattCCTCAATTGCCCTCCATGTGTTTCCTGCATTTATGTGATTCCCTCTTGAACAGTTGAGCTGATCCTACTCCCACCATCCCAACATTATATTTCCACGTCACAGCTCCCTGCCTTAAAGGCAGCTCTTGAGAGAATGAAGCTCAAACAGTGGAACTTGGGCATTTGTCCATtttgggcctttttctgtgctgtagacctttcAGACTCGAAGGCCTACCCAATCCATCCTTAATTCAACCTTTCTcgatttcccccctcccccaaaggaAAATTGAAGGTTGTGTTTTTGTTGAGTCCAAGTTGTTCAAAACGCGCGCACGCTATCCTGAAACGCTTGTGACTTGCGTAGCTGGAGTTTGATCATTTTAACCTCCATAACCTTCTCTTCCCAGCCCGGGCACTGTGGCGCTGCGAGAAATCAGACGCTACCAGAAATCCACCGAACTTCTGATCCGCAAGCTGCCGTTCCAGCGCCTTGTCCGCGAAATTGCTCAGGACTTCAAGACGGATCTGCGCTTCCAAAGTGCGGCCATTGGCGCCCTGCAGGTGATTTTACTTTGAACCTtacccctccccacctctttcgcAGGGAACTGCTTGGCTGGGTGACTCCCAGGTCAGCCTTGACGTCGATATTGAATATTTGACCAGAAAGCACTTGTATTTCAGCCAGGCCTCCAGAGTGTAGTGAGAGTGAtagctgtggctcagtggataaCACGTAAGAGTCTCGGAgcaggaagtaggccattcagcccctcaatcctgcgAGGCCATTCagtgcgatcatggctgatctcatctcagccccaACTCCAGTTTTCTGCCCACTCCCCTCAAACcttcactgattttaaaaaatctgtcccTCTCCTCCTCCAATTTACTTTAATGTCCCAGCATCCTCCGCACTCCAGGCTTGAGAAACCCACAACCCTTTGAGGGAAGTAATTCCTCCCgatctcaatgggccaaatggcctcctatttcGTATGACGACACTGGCTATTGCTGCTGTATGAGCCTTGACTCCACACCCAGTGGCTCTGATAGAGGCAATGACTGTTCAGTGGGTGTAGGAGGCAAGAGTGAGAGAGCAAATGCATTGAGTTAGTGGTTTTCAGTAGGGAAGAATATGAGCACTGTTGGTATTAAATTATTTCATCGGCACGCAAACCTGAATACGTAATCCTGACTTCATATTTTAGAATCACTCCCCCCACTTTCATCCGTTTGAATATAAATAACAGAGCAAGCAAGGAGTGGAAAAAAGTTTcggggtgactcagtggttaacactgctgccccacagcaccgtgggcccaggttcgattccagcctcgggcgactgtgtagagtttgcacattctccccgtgtctgtgtgggtttcctcacacagtccaaagaggtgcaagttaggtggattggccatgctaaattacccacagcaCTCGGGGATGTGCGGGCTTGATGGATTAGTCATAGggaatgcatggttacagggataggtgggatggtctttggaggagtggtgtggactggatgggcagtatggcctacttccacactgtaggggttctatgctGAGGGCATTGACATGTTGCAGCAGTTTCTGCAcagcctcaattatccaaacatcaattatctgaatttcagattattcaaacaagatctcaaggtcctgtaaaaatggcattaggaatttcagcattcagttattggttaaatggcattatggcaTGCATTACCAGATAACTGGCGCTCATAAATTACCGCATGTTTACGATCAGATCGGTTATCCGAatgatcaattatccgaacaaaatactccccgccggtctcgtttggataatcgaggttctgcTGTAATCAGTTATCagtcaaccccaccgccccgtggcccaacatttcaactcctcctcccactcagccgaggacatggaggtcctgggccttctccattgctgctc includes:
- the LOC122548522 gene encoding histone H3.3A, yielding MARTKQTARKSTGGKAPRKQLATKAARKSAPSTGGVKKPHRYRPGTVALREIRRYQKSTELLIRKLPFQRLVREIAQDFKTDLRFQSAAIGALQEASEAYLVGLFEDTNLCAIHAKRVTIMPKDIQLARRIRGERA